The genomic segment ACAAGTGTTTCAGCTTGATTTTTAATATCAATTTTTTCACGCTTTTCTTTATCTGCAGAAGCATTCATTTCTGCATCTTTAACCATTTTATCAACTTCGTTATCCGACAAAGTGGATGCTCCAGTAATAGAGATACTTTGTTCTTTACCACTTCCTTTATCTTTGGCATTAACACTAAGAATTCCATTAGCATCGATGTCAAAAGTTACTTCAATTTGCGGCACACCCCGAGGAGCAGGAGGAATTCCATCTAAACGAAAGGTTCCTAGACTTTTATTATCAGAAGCCATCTCACGTTCCCCTTGTAAGACGTGAATTTCTACATTGGTTTGACCATCAACTGCAGTTGAGTAAGTCTCAGCTTTTTTAGTGGGAACAGTAGTATTTCTTGAAATCATTTTTGTCATCACCCCACCCAAAGTTTCAACCCCAAGTGACAATGGTGTTACATCAAGTAGCAAAATGTCTTTAACTTCTCCAGCAAGAACTCCACCTTGAATAGCTGCTCCAACAGCTACTACTTCATCTGGATTCACTGTTTGATTTGGATCCTTAGTAGTTACTCTTTTTACTAACTCTTTAACAGCTGGCATTCGAGTAGAGCCTCCAACCATAACAATCTCATCTATTTCACCAGTAGATAATTTTGCATCTTTCAAGGCTTGCTCTACGGGGACTCTGCAGCGATCAATCAGGTTTGAGGCCAACTCCTCAAACTTTCCTCTTGTAAGAGTCAAATCAAGATGCTTAGGCCCTTCAGGCGTAGCAGTTATAAATGGAAGATTTATTTCGCTTTGAGTAGCGTTTGATAATTCTATTTTAGCTTTTTCAGCTGCTTCAGTTAAGCGTTGAAGTGCTTGCTTATCTTGGCGTAAGTCAATGCCTTCATTACCTTTGAATGTAGAGGCCAAATGATCAACAATTACTCTATCAAAATCGTCACCACCCAAATGAGTATCTCCAGAAGTAGAGAGAACTTCGAAAACTCCATCACCAACTTCTAAAACAGATACATCAAAAGTCCCTCCACCCAAATCAAAAACTAAAATTCTTTCATTACTCTTTTTGTCTAGTCCATATGCTAAAGCAGCAGCAGTTGGCTCATTAATAATTCTTAGGACTTCTAGGCCTGCAATCTTTCCCGCATCTTTAGTTGCTTGTCTTTGTGAATCATTGAAATAAGCAGGAACTGTAATAACTGCTTGAGTTACTGTTTCACCTAGGTATTTGCCTGCATCATCAGAAAGTTTTCTTAAAACTTGAGCACTTACTTCCTCAGGAGAAAACTGCTTATCAAGTATTGGACATTTTATTTTGACATTGGAGCCTGCTTTTTCAACTCCATAACTAACTTCCTTTGATTCGTCATTTACTTCATCAACTCTTCGACCAACAAACCTCTTTGAAGAATAAAAAGTATTTTCTGGATTCATCACCGCTTGGCGCTTGGCAATTTGCCCAACCAATTGGTCTTGATTTTTTGTATAAGCAACGACAGATGGAGTTGTTCTAAATCCTTCAGCATTTGCTATTACTGTAGGCTTACCGCCCTCCATTACAGCGACACAACTATTTGTAGTTCCTAGATCGATTCCGACAACCTTCCCCATGGGTGAGTAGCTCCTAATTTCTTTCTTTAGCTCACATCCTCGTCAGTGAATCCTGTTTGAGGGGAGGCGTGGTTCCCGAACATTCTCTTAGCAAATTTGAATCAACATCATCAAAAATGAGTACTATCACTGGAAAAACTAATCTTGTAGGACTTCTTGGACAACCAGTAAATCATTCACTGTCTCCAATTATGCACAATGCCGCATACGAAGAGATGGGACTAGACTGGTGTTATGTGGCAATGCCTTGCGAGAGTCAAGATTTAGAGAAAGTCACAAAAGCATTAAGATTTTTAGACTTCAAAGGCCTAAATATAACTATCCCCCATAAACAAGAGGTTTTAAAGGCTTGCAACAAATTAACTGAAATTTCAAATGAAATCCAAGCAGTTAATACACTTATACCAGAAGAAAATAATCAATGGATAGGAGCAAATACTGATGTACAGGGATTCTTGACACCATTAAAAGATCATAATTTAAAGAATAAAAATGTGGTGGTAATAGGTTGCGGAGGCAGCGCTAGAGCAGTAGTAATGGGATTAAGCAGTTTAAATGTTAAAAAAGTAACAATAATTGGTAGGAACGACAGTAGCTTAAATATTTTTGTGAAAAGCACGCGTAATTTATTATCAAGAAGGGGTATATCAATTGAAAGTATTAATAACAAAGAATTAAATGTTTCACCATATATTCAAGAAGCCGATTTAATTATCAATACAACTCCAATAGGAATGAATGACAGTAAAACTAACCAAGAAAATGTTCCTCTTGGTCGTGAAATATGGGACTGTCTCTCTAATAAAACTATTTTATACGATTTGATTTATACTCCAAGACCAACAAACTGGTTACAAATTGGGCAACAAAAAAATTGTTTTACAATTGATGGGTTGGATATGCTTGTCGAACAAGGAGCTTTTTCAATAAGACTTTGGAGTGGTTTTCATGACGTACCGGTTCAGACAATGAAATCATCTGCAGAAAAACATTTAATGGTTTAATCTAAGAAAAATACTATGGGTTATGCCTTCAATAGGAGCCAGATTATTAGGGGTTCTTCTATATATGATTCCATGGTCTGACTCTCTTACCTTTGGAAATCATTTATATATAAAATATCCTTTTATTCAAATCATTCAAATACCAGCAATTCCCATAATATTAATTGAAAGATCAATACCTTTTGGGAGTTTATTATTATTTTTAGCCATCTTTTTTGGTCTGGTCAGAAATAGTAAAGTATCTTATTTTTTACGTTTTAATGCACTTCAATCATTGTTAATAAATATTGGAGTAATCATAGTTAGTTTTATTTTCGAGATTATTTTTAGTCCTTTTTCAAACTCATTAATTATCAGAACATTCTCGAGTTCTTTATTAATCGGTCTTTTTTTAATGATTGTTTATTCTGTTTGGTCTTGCACACAAGGAAATGAGCCGAATTTGCCGGGAATAAGCCAAGCAACAAAAATGCAATTGTGAAAGTTACCACTTCAGTATAAGATTAATATTCCGTCGCTCTAATAAAGAGCCTTGCAGTCCTAGTCGGAAATCTCATTCATGTCTGAACAACCCTATTACGAAACCATGTACATTCTTCGCCCGGATATACCGGAAGAAGAAGTTGATAGCCATTTAAAAAAATATAGTGAGATTCTTGAGAAGTCTGAAACGGAAGTATTAGATAGTCAAATGAGAGGCAAAAGAAGACTTGCCTATCCCATTGCAAAACATAAAGAAGGAATATATGTGCAATTGAGCCACAAAGGCAACGGACAACAAGTTGCAACCTTAGAGAGAGCCATGAGGTTAAGTGAGGACGTTATTCGCTACATCACAGTTAAACAAGATGGTCCTTTGCCAACTCCAAAACCAACTTCTAAAGAAAACGAACCAGAAAAGGAAGAAGTAAAACCTACCGAAGAAAAAACTGAATCACCTTCCAAAGACGAGAAGAAAGAAGACTCTAAGGAATAAAAGTAAAAGCTAACTCAAATTCAAACTTCTTTATTTTACTTGTTTATCCAAGACCAAATTCGACTTGGCAATCCCCATACATATATAAATCCTTCAGCGGATTTGTGATTGAACTTATCCTCACTTCCATAAGTAGACATATCTGAAATATACAAACTATTTTCTTTTGACTTACGACCAATAACATCGACATTACCCTTAAAAAGCCTAACCCTGACTGTTCCATTGACTTGCTTCTGAGAATAATTAATAAATCCATCCAAAGCTTCTTTTAGAGGACTAAACCAAAAACCTTTATAAACCAAGTCTGCCCATTGTCGTTCCAGTCTAGATTTAGTATCTAATAAGTCAGCGGGTAAAGTTAAACTCTCAATTTCCTGATGAGCTTTAATTAATAAAAGCAATCCTGGAGTTTCATAAATTTCTCGACTTTTAATTCCCACTACTCTGTCTTCAATAATATCCAAACGTCCAAAACCATGCTTTCCTGCAAGGCTATTAGCTTTTTTGATCAAAGATACTGGCTCCATTTCTTCTCCATTAATTGCAACTGGATAACCATTTTCAAACAAAATATCTGCTATCTCAGGCTCGTTTGGTGAATCAGCAATAGAGGAAGTGATGCCAAAAACCTCTTCTGATGGCATCTGAAATGGATCTTCAAGAGGACCGGCTTCAATACTTCTCCCCAAAAGATTCAAATCAATCGAGTAGGGATTTTTTTTACTTACAGGAGGAACTATTCCATATTTTTCTCCATAGGCAATAGTTTCTTCGCGGCTCATACCCCATTCACGCGCTGGTGTAAGCAATTGCAAATCAGGAGCTAAAGCTCCAATTGTCACATCAAAGCGAACTTGATCGTTCCCTTTACCCGTACACCCGTGAGCGACTCCATCAGCATTTAATTCTCTTGCAATTTCAACAAGTTTTTTTGCAATTAATGGTCTAGCTAATGCAGTTGAAAGAGGATATCTTCCTTGATACAAAGCATTAGACCGAATTGCTGGAAAGGCAAAATCTTCAATAAAAGGCTTTACTAAATTGCCAATTAGTGATTGTGAAGCTCCTGCTGAGATAGCCTTTTTTTTGATTTCATCCAGCTCATCACCTTGTCCAAGATCTGCGGCAAAAGCAATTACATGCTCGACTCCATACTCCTCCTTCAAGTAAGGAATACAAACACTAGTATCGACCCCTCCTGAATAAGCCAAAACAACTTTGTTAGCCTTTCCCATATGGTTCGCTCCTTTAAGGAAGTTCAATTCTCTTTAGTAAATATAGAGAACTATTGGACAATATTTATGATTTAGATAATCAGTGGTGATTCAAATATTTTCAGGGGCTAAAAATTAGAGATGTGATTCAAAATCATTCCCATGGCTGCTTTATAGATTTTCCTGATTGGCGGCTTTCAGTTAAGAATCCTATTAACCACACAGAAACAAAAGCTAAGGAAGTTAACCCAAAAAAAATAAGTACATAAATTAACCAAGCATCAATATTATGACCAAAAATCAACAAATCTTGGACATCATTATTAGTAGTGAAAATAAAATAAATTTGTGAAAGCTTAAAAGTCACTTAATAACAAAAATTAAATTGAAGGATTTAAAGAAAAAGATCTCTTAAGCAAAAAATAAATTAAAAGAAAAAGAGAAGGACCAAAGACCAACAACCATACTAAAAAATGGTTTATATGAAAGGGATTAGGATGAACAATGCCTGCAGCACGAAGAGAAATACTTACTAAGAGAGCTATTACCCAAGTAAAAGACATCAATATCAGCTTTGAAGTCAGCATAAAGATTAGAAAATTAATCCATAATGCATTATGTTAATTCATCGATCATAATATTGATATGAGCGATCTAGAAAAAATCAATTTATCTGATTTAGACGGTATTAACCCCGCGCTAACTAGATATGGTAGACAAGAACCTGCTCCTGTTCTACCACTAAGAGAAGAACCCGATTTATTATCTTGGCTAGAAACAAGTGGAAGATTAGTGTCTGATCAAGATTCAAATGATCAAGAAATAAGTACAGTTGAAGAAGAAGAACTTTCAGCTTTAATGGGAGAAAAAGAAGACTATAAGGCTGAAGAAGAACCAAGCGATGAAGAATGGGAAGATTAATTTACTAGCTTAAATTTTGAAAAAATCTAATAAGCTTTTAGATAACAAAAAACTATCATTTTATAATAGTGTTAATAATCATATATTAGTTTTATTTGGATTAATATCAATTACTTGTGTCTTTTCTGATTTTTATTATAA from the Prochlorococcus marinus str. NATL2A genome contains:
- the rpsF gene encoding 30S ribosomal protein S6 encodes the protein MSEQPYYETMYILRPDIPEEEVDSHLKKYSEILEKSETEVLDSQMRGKRRLAYPIAKHKEGIYVQLSHKGNGQQVATLERAMRLSEDVIRYITVKQDGPLPTPKPTSKENEPEKEEVKPTEEKTESPSKDEKKEDSKE
- a CDS encoding Tic20 family protein, with the translated sequence MPSIGARLLGVLLYMIPWSDSLTFGNHLYIKYPFIQIIQIPAIPIILIERSIPFGSLLLFLAIFFGLVRNSKVSYFLRFNALQSLLINIGVIIVSFIFEIIFSPFSNSLIIRTFSSSLLIGLFLMIVYSVWSCTQGNEPNLPGISQATKMQL
- the dnaK gene encoding molecular chaperone DnaK, with product MGKVVGIDLGTTNSCVAVMEGGKPTVIANAEGFRTTPSVVAYTKNQDQLVGQIAKRQAVMNPENTFYSSKRFVGRRVDEVNDESKEVSYGVEKAGSNVKIKCPILDKQFSPEEVSAQVLRKLSDDAGKYLGETVTQAVITVPAYFNDSQRQATKDAGKIAGLEVLRIINEPTAAALAYGLDKKSNERILVFDLGGGTFDVSVLEVGDGVFEVLSTSGDTHLGGDDFDRVIVDHLASTFKGNEGIDLRQDKQALQRLTEAAEKAKIELSNATQSEINLPFITATPEGPKHLDLTLTRGKFEELASNLIDRCRVPVEQALKDAKLSTGEIDEIVMVGGSTRMPAVKELVKRVTTKDPNQTVNPDEVVAVGAAIQGGVLAGEVKDILLLDVTPLSLGVETLGGVMTKMISRNTTVPTKKAETYSTAVDGQTNVEIHVLQGEREMASDNKSLGTFRLDGIPPAPRGVPQIEVTFDIDANGILSVNAKDKGSGKEQSISITGASTLSDNEVDKMVKDAEMNASADKEKREKIDIKNQAETLVYQAEKQIGELGDKVDEAAKAKVEEKRIKLKEATEKDDYESMKTLVEELQQELYSLGASVYQQANDASQAAADSNTDSKVDGDDVIDADFTETK
- a CDS encoding DUF3134 domain-containing protein yields the protein MSDLEKINLSDLDGINPALTRYGRQEPAPVLPLREEPDLLSWLETSGRLVSDQDSNDQEISTVEEEELSALMGEKEDYKAEEEPSDEEWED
- a CDS encoding shikimate dehydrogenase; translated protein: MVPEHSLSKFESTSSKMSTITGKTNLVGLLGQPVNHSLSPIMHNAAYEEMGLDWCYVAMPCESQDLEKVTKALRFLDFKGLNITIPHKQEVLKACNKLTEISNEIQAVNTLIPEENNQWIGANTDVQGFLTPLKDHNLKNKNVVVIGCGGSARAVVMGLSSLNVKKVTIIGRNDSSLNIFVKSTRNLLSRRGISIESINNKELNVSPYIQEADLIINTTPIGMNDSKTNQENVPLGREIWDCLSNKTILYDLIYTPRPTNWLQIGQQKNCFTIDGLDMLVEQGAFSIRLWSGFHDVPVQTMKSSAEKHLMV
- a CDS encoding argininosuccinate synthase, coding for MGKANKVVLAYSGGVDTSVCIPYLKEEYGVEHVIAFAADLGQGDELDEIKKKAISAGASQSLIGNLVKPFIEDFAFPAIRSNALYQGRYPLSTALARPLIAKKLVEIARELNADGVAHGCTGKGNDQVRFDVTIGALAPDLQLLTPAREWGMSREETIAYGEKYGIVPPVSKKNPYSIDLNLLGRSIEAGPLEDPFQMPSEEVFGITSSIADSPNEPEIADILFENGYPVAINGEEMEPVSLIKKANSLAGKHGFGRLDIIEDRVVGIKSREIYETPGLLLLIKAHQEIESLTLPADLLDTKSRLERQWADLVYKGFWFSPLKEALDGFINYSQKQVNGTVRVRLFKGNVDVIGRKSKENSLYISDMSTYGSEDKFNHKSAEGFIYVWGLPSRIWSWINK